A single genomic interval of Lentimicrobium saccharophilum harbors:
- a CDS encoding tetratricopeptide repeat protein: MTRKLKYSQLIERFIAGEMNEDELRWFGKELQTNAELSAELKLDKDLDNILLDEDVVEFRRKLISVFNESKQQDASPKIVRMQPRRWQLAAAAAIAVLVIAGGAILLTQQRSYTAEKLFSMYYDSNRTIELTRSGNANIVEAILKFQQKDYQGASLLFAEILDKDSSNIAVWFYNGISYIETNRIEDAVKAFKYIVEDKNNLYVEHAEWYLGLCYLKNEQIDFAVEQFRKIAADQKNYHHKEADKILEKLGRK, encoded by the coding sequence ATGACTAGAAAACTCAAGTATTCCCAGCTGATCGAAAGATTTATTGCCGGGGAAATGAATGAGGACGAACTCCGGTGGTTTGGCAAAGAGTTGCAAACCAATGCTGAACTATCGGCAGAACTGAAGCTGGATAAAGATCTTGACAACATTCTTCTCGACGAGGATGTGGTTGAGTTCCGAAGAAAGCTGATCAGTGTATTTAACGAGTCCAAACAGCAGGATGCTTCACCCAAAATTGTCAGAATGCAGCCACGAAGGTGGCAGCTGGCCGCAGCCGCAGCCATCGCTGTTCTGGTGATTGCAGGAGGGGCAATTCTGTTGACTCAGCAGCGCTCCTACACGGCAGAGAAGTTGTTCAGTATGTACTACGATTCAAATCGTACGATTGAACTGACCCGTTCAGGCAACGCTAACATAGTGGAGGCTATTCTTAAATTTCAGCAAAAGGATTACCAGGGAGCTTCCCTGCTTTTTGCCGAAATTCTCGATAAGGACAGCTCCAATATCGCAGTATGGTTCTATAACGGAATCTCTTATATCGAGACAAACCGTATCGAAGATGCCGTAAAGGCATTCAAATACATTGTTGAAGATAAGAATAACCTTTATGTCGAACATGCCGAATGGTATCTCGGGCTGTGCTACCTAAAAAACGAGCAAATTGATTTTGCCGTTGAACAATTTCGCAAGATTGCGGCCGACCAAAAGAACTACCATCACAAAGAAGCTGATAAAATTCTCGAAAAGCTGGGCCGTAAGTAA
- a CDS encoding RNA polymerase sigma factor produces the protein MIHYSDEAIIEGLRLRSDYIIKYIYQELFPTIKYLVVKNSGNDEDAEDVFQDSLIVIFKKIRDNELELTCSFRTYLYSVSRNIWLQKLARSRQFAREFSDIENFVDLPDKVMDQLSDNEEMEKYRLYQEHFLTLGEDCQKVLLLFMKKMPLRDIATEMGYKTEKYAKTRKYLCKEELKKRIINDPKCHKFLSDD, from the coding sequence ATGATTCACTACTCTGATGAAGCAATCATTGAGGGCCTTCGTTTAAGGAGCGATTACATCATCAAGTACATTTATCAGGAGTTGTTTCCTACGATAAAGTACCTGGTAGTGAAAAACAGTGGCAATGACGAGGATGCGGAGGATGTATTTCAGGATTCCCTGATAGTTATCTTCAAGAAGATCAGGGACAATGAACTGGAGTTGACTTGTTCTTTTCGTACTTATTTATATTCTGTCAGTCGTAATATCTGGCTTCAGAAATTGGCGCGCAGCAGGCAATTTGCCAGGGAGTTCAGTGATATTGAGAACTTTGTGGATCTTCCCGATAAGGTGATGGATCAGCTGAGTGACAATGAGGAGATGGAGAAATACCGGCTTTACCAGGAGCATTTCCTTACCCTTGGTGAAGATTGCCAGAAAGTACTGCTGTTGTTTATGAAGAAAATGCCCCTCAGGGATATTGCTACTGAAATGGGTTACAAAACTGAAAAATATGCGAAAACGCGTAAATACCTCTGCAAGGAGGAATTAAAAAAGAGAATTATCAATGATCCGAAGTGCCATAAATTCCTGTCCGATGACTAG
- a CDS encoding CHAT domain-containing protein, protein MKRQTIHCPLYFIHRIVAASLLLFLCFACSDSNKKQSSPAPNGFINTRSQQDFSIIAGGFLKNAEYDSAYKYFSLALRSLETRQEWEAYIRTLLKMTDAQRSKGNTDKARQLVDTAEIILDRHLSSNRQLLADIRHKQGVLSIDRGQFDQAIGLLNESIEIRIAASGSEDTLLAMTYNGLGNLLFFKGDYDGALNSYTRAYELALKRKIPEDADLAMFIQNTGIIYAQKGDYEKAEAAFTNSLRINEKIMAQDAPDLAMLYLNMGRLLALANKDNDALTYYNRAEEILLKKVGANHQDLGSIYLNKGQTYVHMADYEKALIFFNKVLAIATENFGPGHPMILSANMNIGYIHEKKGDFENALKYYLASIPENDNNPSAIKTFSNLASLYNAMDDTEKAADYYNRAIDLAVKLLGPDHPETGLLYTRYGYFQLNEAMGDLGIGMFRKALAISETHYGKSSREVSNNLTHIGNYYLINNQPDKALQFYQNAIIAIVPGFTDTSPYSNPSPGQLIPDRYLINTLNAKADALYLQASAKTDEKILDLSLGTYKLSVKVVDMLRSSYLNEESKFLLSGDEKNSYLNTVKVATKLYQLTGKKGYLEEGFLYSDKGKSTVLLSSMQDVEARQYGGVPAEVQDHEKKLRLDLGSYNRFIYEERQKTSPDSRKIKFWEEKVFELETRYDSLVRILEEKYPDYYSLKYQEPVLDLENIRKNLDKDRALIEYALTDTLLYIFVLNHDRFEVVTRALDEKFFSNIRALTSSTSAGDLMSISKKDYISYTGAAYSLYNDLIEPVKHITDKKKLIIIPDAEISFISFDMLLNAPPDTLGMDFRKLPFLIYDYIINYSASAILQFNKLNRSEKTPTRNLLAMAPSYDNLTNLETDGFTDESGNTVYLLPIPGVENEIREIRKVLSGSSFTGKNATEHAFKQRASKYNILHFAMHTLINSEKPMLSKLVFYQDGDSIEDGMLNTYELFGMELNANLAVLSACNTGSGKLMKGEGVMNLARGFIYAGVPGIVMTMWSVEDQASAQIVNSFYRYLNKGLPKDEALRQAKLDMLAEGDLLRSHPYYWAAYVTIGDYHPITLIRPVWLNILYVLILITSTVALIQLLIRRFRRPKASVGR, encoded by the coding sequence ATGAAAAGGCAAACCATTCATTGTCCGCTATATTTTATCCACCGTATCGTTGCAGCATCCCTTCTCTTATTTCTTTGCTTTGCCTGTTCTGATAGCAATAAGAAGCAATCATCACCAGCACCAAACGGTTTTATCAACACCCGCAGTCAGCAGGATTTCAGCATCATCGCCGGGGGCTTCCTCAAAAATGCAGAATACGACAGCGCTTACAAGTATTTCAGCCTTGCCCTCAGATCATTGGAAACCAGGCAAGAATGGGAAGCGTACATCAGGACTCTTCTGAAAATGACTGACGCTCAGCGGTCGAAAGGAAATACGGACAAAGCGCGTCAACTGGTTGACACGGCCGAAATAATTCTTGACCGCCACCTTTCTTCCAACAGGCAGCTACTGGCTGATATCAGGCACAAACAGGGCGTGTTGTCGATTGACCGCGGGCAATTCGACCAGGCCATCGGCCTGCTTAATGAGAGCATTGAGATCAGAATTGCGGCCAGCGGCAGTGAAGACACTCTCCTGGCCATGACCTATAACGGCCTGGGAAACCTGCTCTTTTTCAAAGGCGATTATGACGGGGCCCTTAATTCCTATACCCGCGCCTATGAGCTGGCCCTGAAAAGGAAAATTCCTGAAGACGCTGATCTGGCTATGTTTATCCAGAATACCGGAATTATTTATGCCCAAAAAGGAGACTACGAGAAAGCAGAAGCCGCTTTTACCAATTCACTCAGAATCAATGAAAAAATTATGGCGCAGGACGCTCCTGACCTGGCCATGCTTTACCTGAATATGGGCCGGTTGCTTGCTCTGGCCAACAAAGACAATGACGCCCTCACATATTATAATCGTGCTGAGGAAATCCTGCTGAAAAAAGTGGGAGCCAATCATCAGGACCTTGGAAGTATTTATCTGAATAAAGGTCAGACATATGTCCATATGGCCGACTACGAAAAAGCCCTGATTTTTTTTAACAAAGTACTGGCCATAGCAACAGAAAACTTTGGCCCGGGCCATCCGATGATCCTTTCAGCCAATATGAATATCGGGTATATTCATGAAAAGAAAGGTGACTTTGAGAATGCCCTGAAGTATTATCTTGCAAGTATTCCCGAAAATGACAACAATCCATCCGCCATTAAGACTTTCAGCAACCTGGCAAGTCTTTATAATGCAATGGATGATACTGAAAAGGCTGCTGATTACTACAACAGGGCAATTGATCTGGCAGTTAAACTTTTGGGGCCCGATCATCCTGAAACCGGCCTTCTGTACACCCGATACGGATATTTCCAGTTGAATGAAGCCATGGGGGACCTTGGGATCGGAATGTTCAGAAAGGCGCTGGCAATTTCCGAAACCCATTATGGTAAATCAAGCCGGGAGGTATCCAATAATCTTACCCACATCGGCAATTATTACCTGATCAACAATCAACCCGACAAAGCACTGCAATTTTATCAGAATGCCATTATTGCCATTGTCCCGGGGTTTACTGACACTTCTCCGTACTCCAATCCTTCGCCCGGCCAGCTTATTCCCGATCGTTACCTTATCAATACGCTTAATGCCAAAGCCGATGCATTGTATCTTCAGGCCTCAGCAAAAACCGATGAAAAAATACTTGATCTCAGCCTGGGCACCTACAAACTTTCGGTAAAAGTAGTGGATATGTTACGGTCCAGTTACCTGAATGAGGAGAGCAAATTCCTGCTTTCAGGGGATGAAAAAAACTCATATCTCAATACCGTGAAGGTTGCTACCAAGCTCTATCAGCTTACCGGCAAAAAAGGATATCTGGAAGAGGGCTTTCTTTATTCAGATAAAGGTAAGTCAACCGTGCTGCTCTCTTCAATGCAGGATGTAGAAGCCAGACAGTACGGCGGTGTTCCGGCTGAAGTACAGGATCATGAGAAAAAACTCCGTCTGGACCTGGGTTCCTATAACCGGTTTATATATGAAGAGCGTCAGAAAACCAGCCCGGATAGCCGGAAGATAAAATTCTGGGAGGAAAAAGTATTTGAACTGGAAACCAGATATGACAGTCTGGTCAGGATTCTGGAGGAGAAATATCCCGATTATTACTCCCTGAAATACCAGGAGCCTGTGCTGGATCTTGAAAACATCAGGAAAAACCTGGATAAAGACAGGGCATTGATAGAATATGCGCTGACTGACACCCTGCTTTATATTTTCGTTTTGAATCATGATCGTTTTGAGGTAGTTACCCGCGCTTTGGATGAAAAATTCTTCAGTAACATCAGAGCCCTTACCTCATCGACTTCTGCCGGTGACCTGATGAGCATCAGCAAAAAAGACTACATCAGCTACACCGGGGCAGCCTATTCGTTGTATAATGATTTGATTGAGCCGGTAAAACATATTACGGATAAGAAAAAGCTGATCATTATTCCTGATGCTGAAATCAGCTTCATCTCTTTCGACATGTTGCTGAATGCGCCTCCCGACACCCTGGGAATGGACTTCAGAAAATTGCCTTTCCTGATCTATGATTATATTATTAACTACAGCGCTTCAGCCATATTACAGTTCAACAAGCTTAACAGATCAGAAAAGACACCTACCCGGAATCTGCTGGCAATGGCTCCCTCGTACGACAACCTTACCAACCTTGAGACCGACGGCTTTACCGATGAGTCGGGAAACACGGTGTATCTGCTTCCTATACCCGGGGTAGAAAATGAAATCCGGGAAATCAGAAAAGTACTCTCAGGCTCTTCCTTTACCGGAAAAAATGCAACGGAACATGCTTTCAAACAGCGGGCCTCAAAATACAATATTCTGCATTTTGCCATGCACACCCTGATTAACAGCGAGAAACCCATGCTTTCAAAGCTGGTTTTCTATCAGGACGGCGACAGCATCGAGGATGGCATGCTGAATACTTATGAACTTTTCGGAATGGAACTCAATGCAAATCTGGCAGTGCTGAGCGCCTGCAACACGGGAAGCGGCAAACTGATGAAGGGAGAAGGGGTAATGAACCTTGCACGTGGTTTTATCTACGCCGGAGTTCCGGGTATAGTGATGACTATGTGGTCGGTTGAAGACCAGGCAAGTGCGCAGATTGTGAACAGCTTCTACCGTTACCTCAACAAAGGGCTGCCCAAGGACGAAGCATTGAGGCAGGCAAAACTAGATATGCTTGCCGAAGGAGATTTGCTGAGGTCTCATCCTTACTACTGGGCGGCTTATGTCACCATCGGAGATTATCACCCGATAACACTCATCAGGCCTGTTTGGCTGAATATCCTTTATGTCCTGATCCTTATCACTTCAACCGTTGCGCTGATCCAGCTGCTAATCCGCCGATTCAGGCGGCCAAAAGCATCCGTCGGGAGATAA
- a CDS encoding endonuclease MutS2: protein MHKNINVIYPDNFEVKTGFQQIRIMLQRYCLNRKGAAMAMQTSFTDDFNTIGRLTGTAAEMVYLLRFTGNFPAQDYYDLSDALVQIRVPGTFCEPETLSELRLSLIAITEIVRYLNRLDAADFPYLKSLTPEAIPDQSIINKIESIIDDKSEIRDKASEKLFSIRKEIRSRISGVDRRINQILAAARREGIAQDDTELTIRNGRLVIPLPASNKRKLNGYVHDTSATGHTVFVEPAEVFEINNEIQNLRVEEKQEIARILVDLADFLRPFINDLLQYYSFLGEMDFIRAKALLAIEIGAVRPELINEPMIRWRKAVHPLLMIALKQQGRKIVEQDIELSGAQRIMVISGPNAGGKSVCLKTAGLLQYMLQCGLLIPVSDDSKAGIFSKIFLEIGDEQSLENDLSTYSSHLIHIRNFIENSDRRSLILIDEFGAGTEPQLGGAMAEASLEKLNENGCFGIITTHYTNLKLMADKFPGVFNAAMLFDTQAMQPLFKLSPGKPGSSFAFEIARKIGFPEKVLVNATSKISQSQLDFEKQLAQLEVDKKFIEQKTAELKVADETLSALVSRYEILLKNLESQRNEMLKGARIKAQQLLEQSNRIIENTIRQIKESKADKEKTRVLREKLEKAKTDLISDEASFITESETYTIAAQNKEPGTKQEGKPGGPLKKGSFVKIEGQETVGKIEEIRGRQASVLFGSVKLRTSLEKLVPATYAEIRTWEAGQRFSKPPVSVIHQLNDKMADFKMSIDIRGKKADEAQEAIARYIDQAILLRVNEVRILHGKGDGVLRNILHAYLRDTPEVVKFEDESLERGGHGVTLVYFR from the coding sequence TTGCATAAAAATATCAATGTGATTTACCCTGACAATTTCGAGGTTAAAACCGGATTTCAGCAGATCCGGATTATGCTGCAACGCTATTGCCTGAACAGAAAAGGTGCCGCAATGGCTATGCAGACATCATTTACGGATGATTTTAACACCATCGGCCGCTTGACCGGGACAGCTGCCGAAATGGTCTATCTGCTCCGGTTTACCGGCAACTTTCCGGCCCAGGACTATTACGACCTTTCGGATGCACTTGTGCAGATCAGGGTACCCGGCACTTTCTGTGAGCCGGAAACCCTCTCAGAGCTTCGCCTTTCGCTGATTGCCATAACTGAAATCGTCCGTTATCTGAACAGGCTTGATGCCGCAGACTTTCCTTACCTGAAATCATTGACTCCAGAAGCAATCCCTGACCAGTCAATCATTAATAAAATCGAATCCATCATTGATGACAAATCAGAAATACGGGATAAAGCAAGTGAGAAGCTATTCAGCATCAGAAAGGAGATCCGCAGCCGTATTTCGGGAGTCGACCGAAGGATCAACCAGATTCTGGCTGCGGCCAGGCGCGAAGGCATTGCCCAGGATGACACCGAGCTGACCATTCGGAACGGCAGGCTGGTGATACCGCTGCCGGCTTCAAACAAACGGAAGCTCAACGGCTATGTGCACGATACATCCGCAACAGGGCATACGGTTTTCGTAGAACCTGCGGAAGTCTTTGAAATCAATAATGAAATCCAGAACCTCAGGGTGGAGGAAAAACAGGAGATCGCCCGCATACTTGTTGATCTGGCAGACTTTCTCAGACCTTTTATCAATGACCTTTTGCAATATTACAGTTTTCTGGGCGAAATGGATTTTATCCGCGCCAAGGCGCTACTGGCCATTGAAATCGGCGCCGTAAGGCCTGAACTGATAAACGAGCCCATGATCCGATGGCGCAAAGCAGTTCACCCGCTGCTGATGATCGCCCTCAAACAGCAGGGAAGGAAAATTGTAGAACAAGACATAGAACTTTCGGGAGCGCAGAGAATCATGGTAATCAGCGGCCCGAATGCAGGCGGTAAATCGGTCTGCCTTAAAACTGCCGGCCTTTTGCAGTATATGCTTCAGTGCGGTTTGCTTATTCCCGTAAGCGATGATTCCAAAGCCGGCATTTTCAGTAAGATATTCCTTGAAATCGGCGATGAACAATCTCTTGAAAATGACCTGAGTACATATAGCTCCCATTTAATCCACATCCGCAATTTCATCGAAAATTCTGACAGAAGGTCCCTGATACTGATCGATGAATTCGGAGCAGGAACTGAACCTCAGCTCGGTGGGGCCATGGCCGAAGCCAGTCTCGAAAAACTAAATGAAAACGGTTGTTTCGGGATTATCACCACCCACTATACAAATCTGAAACTGATGGCCGATAAATTTCCCGGCGTCTTCAACGCTGCCATGCTTTTTGACACTCAGGCCATGCAGCCACTCTTTAAACTCAGCCCCGGTAAACCCGGCAGTTCCTTTGCCTTTGAAATTGCCAGAAAAATAGGCTTTCCTGAAAAAGTTCTGGTGAATGCCACATCCAAAATCAGTCAAAGTCAACTGGACTTTGAGAAGCAACTTGCTCAGCTGGAAGTTGATAAAAAGTTCATTGAACAAAAAACAGCAGAGTTGAAGGTTGCCGATGAAACGCTCTCAGCATTGGTAAGCCGGTATGAAATACTGCTTAAAAACCTTGAATCACAGCGCAATGAAATGCTGAAGGGAGCCAGAATCAAAGCACAGCAGTTGCTCGAACAGTCGAACCGCATCATTGAAAATACCATTCGCCAGATTAAAGAAAGCAAAGCCGACAAGGAAAAAACCCGCGTATTACGCGAAAAACTTGAAAAAGCAAAAACAGATCTGATCAGCGATGAAGCCAGCTTTATTACCGAATCAGAAACATATACAATTGCTGCGCAAAATAAAGAGCCCGGGACCAAGCAGGAAGGTAAACCCGGCGGGCCATTGAAAAAGGGCAGTTTCGTCAAAATTGAGGGACAGGAAACAGTCGGAAAAATCGAGGAAATCCGGGGCAGGCAGGCAAGTGTACTTTTCGGCTCGGTAAAACTCAGAACCAGCCTCGAAAAGCTCGTGCCGGCCACCTATGCTGAAATACGCACCTGGGAAGCCGGTCAGCGATTCAGCAAACCGCCAGTCAGTGTGATCCATCAATTGAATGACAAAATGGCCGACTTTAAAATGTCCATTGATATCCGCGGGAAAAAGGCCGATGAAGCCCAGGAGGCCATTGCCCGTTACATCGATCAGGCTATTCTGCTGAGGGTTAATGAAGTACGCATATTACACGGCAAAGGTGACGGTGTATTGCGGAATATCCTGCACGCTTACCTGCGCGACACACCCGAAGTTGTGAAATTTGAGGATGAAAGCCTGGAACGTGGAGGCCATGGCGTTACATTGGTATACTTCAGATAA
- the trxB gene encoding thioredoxin-disulfide reductase, with amino-acid sequence MSEEIEKVECLIIGSGPAGYTAAIYAARADLKPVLYQGLQPGGQLTSTTEVDNFPGYPDGIQGPEMMMDMQRQAERFGTDMRWGIITSADFSKRPFRLVADETKTILAETVIIATGATARWMGLESEARYNGHGVSACATCDGFFFRGQDMAVVGGGDTACEEASYLAKLGRKVYMIVRRDELRASKAMQNRVMNTPNIEILWNHVTREILGDGKTVTGALLENVKTGETRQIDVQGFFVAIGHTPNTDLFKGQINLDENGYIKTIPGTTQTNIPGVFAAGDVQDHVFRQAVTAAGTGCMAAIEAERFLAAQED; translated from the coding sequence ATGAGTGAAGAAATTGAAAAAGTAGAATGCCTGATCATTGGTTCAGGGCCAGCAGGGTACACTGCCGCTATTTATGCTGCCAGGGCCGACCTCAAGCCGGTTTTATACCAGGGGCTTCAACCCGGTGGGCAGTTGACTTCCACAACTGAAGTAGATAATTTTCCGGGTTATCCGGATGGGATACAGGGCCCGGAGATGATGATGGATATGCAGCGTCAGGCTGAGCGATTCGGAACCGACATGCGCTGGGGCATTATTACTTCGGCCGATTTTTCGAAGCGTCCGTTCCGGCTGGTTGCCGATGAGACCAAAACCATACTTGCCGAAACTGTCATTATTGCTACAGGTGCGACGGCGCGCTGGATGGGTCTGGAGTCAGAAGCCAGATATAACGGGCATGGTGTTTCGGCCTGTGCCACCTGTGACGGATTTTTCTTCCGCGGTCAGGATATGGCTGTGGTCGGTGGCGGTGACACCGCCTGTGAAGAGGCTTCTTACCTGGCCAAACTCGGCAGGAAGGTTTATATGATTGTCCGCCGAGATGAACTCCGCGCCAGCAAAGCCATGCAAAACCGGGTTATGAATACCCCGAATATTGAAATTTTGTGGAATCATGTTACCAGGGAAATTCTTGGGGACGGCAAAACAGTTACCGGAGCTTTGCTTGAAAATGTGAAAACCGGAGAAACCAGACAGATTGATGTTCAGGGATTCTTTGTGGCAATCGGTCATACGCCGAATACCGATCTGTTCAAAGGGCAGATTAACCTTGATGAAAATGGTTATATAAAGACCATTCCGGGAACTACCCAGACCAATATCCCAGGCGTATTTGCCGCAGGAGATGTTCAGGATCATGTTTTCCGTCAGGCGGTGACCGCTGCGGGAACCGGCTGTATGGCCGCTATTGAGGCTGAGCGATTTTTGGCAGCGCAGGAAGACTGA
- a CDS encoding T9SS type A sorting domain-containing protein — protein sequence MKKKITQSLTVLIAALLLTGQSYAQSDISGSVLYHFKANKPIPSVDLELIDLNGDVVGTATTELNGTYSFPNVPFGTYTLHATTEISAGGITMGDAFLMFLHLCNIYSFTPIQSLAADVNGDGSVTWDDYWTVVVGWFIQGYPFPVGPWVFEDVVFDHTGAKTNVPTMGGSSSGDVNGTFVPTTRDFIALPEITYNKQAISHNFSVEIYANDITEASAMGMVIDYPAEMIEITNVSCQLGETNMSINDGSIRLSWINQLFGTTSVDPGKPVLTIQASLTDRYNGKEILFGINPVSHFCDAKGEQIETRYTLPAMTAVENYLGANYPNPFRESTRIDYILPEDSKVSLLLFNQQGQLVRSLLDSHQQAGSHTFTFNAEGIQPGIYYYNLKTNGTNAINETKRMIITR from the coding sequence ATGAAAAAGAAAATTACACAATCATTAACTGTGCTCATTGCTGCACTTCTGTTGACCGGACAATCCTATGCCCAGTCAGACATCAGTGGTTCGGTTCTCTACCACTTCAAAGCAAATAAGCCGATCCCCTCGGTCGATCTTGAACTGATTGACTTAAACGGAGACGTTGTCGGGACTGCAACTACAGAACTTAACGGAACTTATTCCTTCCCGAATGTACCTTTCGGAACCTATACCCTGCATGCTACAACGGAAATTTCAGCAGGGGGCATTACCATGGGTGACGCTTTTCTGATGTTTCTTCACCTCTGCAATATTTATTCCTTTACGCCGATCCAGTCTCTTGCAGCCGATGTTAACGGTGACGGATCAGTAACATGGGATGACTACTGGACAGTGGTAGTTGGCTGGTTTATTCAGGGATACCCGTTCCCGGTTGGCCCCTGGGTTTTCGAGGATGTGGTATTTGATCATACCGGCGCAAAAACCAATGTCCCGACAATGGGAGGTTCAAGTTCTGGCGACGTCAATGGAACCTTTGTCCCTACAACCCGCGATTTCATTGCTTTGCCTGAAATTACTTACAACAAACAAGCCATAAGCCACAACTTCTCTGTCGAGATTTACGCTAATGACATAACAGAAGCCTCTGCTATGGGAATGGTTATAGATTATCCGGCTGAAATGATTGAAATTACGAATGTTTCATGCCAACTGGGTGAAACAAATATGTCAATCAATGATGGTTCTATCAGGCTTTCATGGATAAATCAGCTTTTTGGCACTACTTCCGTTGATCCCGGAAAACCGGTATTAACGATTCAGGCCTCCCTGACAGACCGTTACAATGGTAAGGAAATTCTTTTCGGCATTAATCCCGTAAGTCACTTCTGCGACGCCAAAGGAGAGCAGATTGAGACCCGGTACACTCTTCCGGCAATGACAGCCGTAGAGAATTACCTGGGAGCAAACTACCCCAACCCCTTCAGGGAATCAACCCGGATTGATTATATACTGCCGGAAGACAGTAAAGTCAGCTTATTGCTCTTCAATCAGCAGGGACAATTAGTCAGATCACTGCTTGACAGCCATCAGCAAGCCGGCTCACACACGTTTACTTTCAATGCTGAAGGCATCCAGCCCGGTATTTATTATTATAACCTGAAAACCAACGGAACAAACGCTATCAACGAAACGAAACGAATGATCATTACCCGTTAA
- a CDS encoding carboxypeptidase regulatory-like domain-containing protein — translation MKKNLTRLSSALLLVLMLNGLIFAQSDITGTILYHLQDNKPIPEVVVTLLNSDNAVVATSTTDLNGSYIFPAVPFGSYSVSASSSIIPGGSNMADAQKIRHHLEGTNLLDPIEQLAADVVFPAGIGWEDYFAIIDWFMQGNPPVTNPWVFEPINVEHNGTKTNVPTMGGSSSGDVNGTFVPTTRNLVELQVSYTDKPVSENFSIEIYASDIAKASAMGLEILYPESLVEINTVSGQVNATITRTGNGKLRISWISQTGQEVQLNPGKPVIVLEGNTTEKYKGEEIRFNLGNASHFSNVDGEEIETRYSLPVLKNSGDYLGINYPNPFFTTTRIDYVIPSDGRATLSLYNMEGKLVRVIADGFMKAGMYNVSFDARELQPGIYFYSLKTDGVSPVNETKRMIISR, via the coding sequence ATGAAAAAAAATCTTACGAGATTAAGCTCGGCACTTTTACTGGTGCTGATGCTTAATGGGCTTATTTTTGCCCAGTCTGACATCACTGGTACTATTTTGTACCATCTACAGGACAACAAACCGATTCCGGAAGTTGTTGTCACCCTCCTTAATTCCGATAATGCTGTGGTTGCAACATCCACTACCGACCTGAACGGCAGCTACATTTTCCCTGCAGTTCCTTTTGGGTCATACAGCGTTTCTGCGTCCTCCTCCATCATTCCGGGTGGAAGTAATATGGCTGATGCCCAGAAAATCCGTCATCACCTGGAAGGAACCAATCTTCTTGACCCGATTGAACAGCTTGCTGCAGATGTGGTTTTTCCCGCCGGTATCGGCTGGGAAGATTACTTTGCAATTATCGACTGGTTCATGCAGGGAAATCCTCCGGTAACAAACCCATGGGTCTTTGAGCCTATAAATGTTGAACATAACGGAACCAAAACCAATGTGCCTACCATGGGCGGTTCAAGCTCCGGAGATGTGAACGGAACCTTTGTACCCACAACCCGCAATCTCGTGGAATTGCAGGTTTCATACACTGATAAACCTGTAAGCGAAAACTTCAGCATTGAGATTTATGCAAGCGACATTGCCAAAGCCTCTGCCATGGGATTAGAGATCCTTTACCCTGAATCCCTTGTTGAAATAAACACTGTAAGCGGACAGGTGAATGCAACCATTACACGCACAGGAAACGGCAAACTCCGGATAAGCTGGATCAGCCAGACAGGTCAGGAAGTACAGCTCAACCCGGGCAAACCGGTCATAGTTCTGGAAGGTAATACCACGGAAAAATACAAAGGCGAAGAAATCAGGTTTAACCTCGGCAACGCAAGCCATTTCAGCAACGTTGACGGAGAGGAAATCGAAACCCGCTACAGCCTTCCGGTCCTGAAAAACTCAGGCGACTACCTGGGAATTAATTATCCTAATCCCTTTTTCACCACTACCCGTATTGACTATGTCATCCCTTCAGATGGCAGGGCTACCCTCAGCCTATACAACATGGAAGGGAAACTGGTCAGGGTAATTGCTGATGGTTTTATGAAGGCAGGAATGTATAACGTGAGCTTTGATGCCCGCGAGCTTCAGCCCGGTATATATTTCTATTCCCTGAAAACAGACGGGGTTTCTCCCGTCAATGAAACAAAGCGGATGATTATTTCCCGTTAA